In the Wyeomyia smithii strain HCP4-BCI-WySm-NY-G18 chromosome 2, ASM2978416v1, whole genome shotgun sequence genome, one interval contains:
- the LOC129722425 gene encoding protein mono-ADP-ribosyltransferase PARP16-like, with the protein MITHDSARDRRVALKDTLEADLTAADFQLSLFVAAAKSFKFDSCLQPFPADYIINGEKDITELNQALDALPALDKLTVDDLENRSVDLLYWIMCRQSGPRLRTVSTTDHDSVLAKAPCLAAFQRPHYIFEVLQQNESRSERVFRENLPHFPSCHAYHGSKVFNFYSILNYGLQQHLNKTALFGEGIYLSEELHVSQMFAPTGAGWSRSALGSHLACTALCEYIDNPAYVRSQEENQSTNIPEKYILVKNNDLVQVRYLLVYGSRRHRKPTGTIPQRITSGYPLRKSVQPLPGPYARWIRAHRSWLLAGGYFLLLLSIGMMNSSNAHYMKQMFMQKINYMRNALFKAVAEGEP; encoded by the exons ATGATTACACACGACAGCGCCCGGGATAGGCGTGTCGCGTTGAAAGACACCCTGGAAGCCGATCTAACAGCGGCAGATTTTCAATTGTCTCTATTTGTTGCTGCAGCAAAATCATTCAAGTTCGATTCTTGTTTACAACCGTTCCCAGCTGATTATATTATCAATGGAGAAAAAGATATCACTGAACTG AACCAAGCACTGGATGCTCTTCCTGCCTTGGACAAACTGACGGTCGATGATCTCGAAAATCGATCAGTAGATCTGCTGTATTGGATTATGTGCAGACAATCCGGTCCACGATTGAGGACCGTATCCACAACCGATCATGATTCTGTTTTAGCCAAAGCCCCATGCTTGGCTGCATTCCAGCGGCCACACTACATATTCGAGGTACTACAACAGAACGAATCACGTTCCGAGCGGGTGTTTCGAGAAAACTTGCCACATTTTCCATCATGTCATGCATACCACGGAAGTAAGGTGTTCAATTTTTACTCCATACTGAACTATGGCCTTCAGCAACACCTGAATAAGACTGCTCTGTTCGGGGAAGGAATATACCTTTCGGAAGAACTGCACGTGAGTCAAATGTTTGCCCCGACGGGAGCTGGCTGGTCCAGGTCAGCGTTGGGAAGTCACCTAGCTTGCACGGCTCTGTGCGAATACATCGACAATCCGGCCTACGTGAGAAGCCAGGAAGAAAACCAAAGCACTAATATACCGGAGAAGTACATACTTGTAAAGAATAATGATCTCGTTCAAGTCCGATATCTGCTTGTGTATGGAAGCAGGCGACACCGAAAGCCTACCGGAACGATTCCCCAACGGATAACGAGCGGTTACCCGCTTCGGAAATCCGTTCAACCGTTGCCAGGTCCGTACGCCAGATGGATAAGAGCTCACAGAAGCTGGCTCCTGGCAGGTGGATATTTCCTGCTGCTGCTGTCTATTGGAATGATGAACAGCAGTAATGCGCACTACATGAAGCAgatgtttatgcaaaaaattaactacaTGCGCAATGCGCTCTTCAAGGCCGTAGCGGAGGGGGAACCGTAA
- the LOC129724743 gene encoding proteasome inhibitor PI31 subunit — protein MADSEFFGLELLYKTVENSIQTKSDVLIAIVHWYLIRNSFRNVGIGDDKTLSDTEESSELLPDGWNSNPHSYALRYVNNGQLYILHGIDSEGTMIANLLQVKTLNVSNTTFEIENTVKALKGPATSLIADLPVVLDRVRQQLLVPVFESNKKDSETQTAKEKGKIEPDPLLQRPSIGSTFGPGLLGRSDPLGVGNVGRGDLDPFGGRGGGMIFEPPGGFNPLGNLRLPGPAGNIPGARFDPFGPIVGNNPRRFRNPDPDPDHMPPPGYDDMFM, from the exons ATGGCAGATTCGGAGTTCTTTGGCTTAGAACTGCTGTACAAAACGGTTGAGAACTCAATCCAAACCAAATCGGATGTTTTGATTGCTATCGTTCACTGGTATTTAATAAGGAATTCATTTCGCAATGTTGGAATTGGAGACGAT aaaactttatccGACACGGAAGAATCCAGCGAACTTTTGCCTGATGGCTGGAATAGTAATCCGCACTCTTACGCTCTGCGTTACGTGAATAACGGTCAGCTTTACATTCTGCACGGCATCGATAGCGAGGGGACAATGATCGCAAATCTGCTCCAGGTGAAAACGTTGAACGTGTCCAACACCACCTTCGAAATTGAAAACACCGTAAAGGCACTGAAGGGGCCAGCTACTTCCCTGATCGCTGATTTACCCGTTGTGCTGGACCGCGTTCGACAGCAGCTACTGGTGCCGGTGTTTGAAAGTAACAAAAAGGACAGTGAAACACAAACCGCCAAAGAAAAGGGCAAGATCGAACCGGATCCGTTGTTGCAGCGGCCGAGCATTGGCTCAACGTTTGGTCCGGGGCTGCTGGGACGATCGGACCCGCTTGGAGTGGGTAACGTCGGACGCGGTGATTTAGATCCGTTTGGTGGTCGCGGTGGAGGCATGATTTTCGAACCACCTGGCGGATTTAATCCGTTGGGCAATCTACGATTGCCGGGGCCGGCAGGAAATATACCGGGGGCGAGGTTCGATCCGTTTGGGCCGATTGTTGGAAATAATCCAAGACGGTTCCGTAATCCTGATCCAGACCCGGATCATATGCCGCCACCGGGTTATGATGATATGTTTATGTAA